The sequence below is a genomic window from Polyangiaceae bacterium.
AGCACCTCCCCCCCAAGATCCAGGGCTCAAGAAGCTGACCTACGCCGAGAACAAAGAACTCGATGGCATCGAGGAGCGCATCGCCGAGGCGGAGACCGAACAAGCCCGTCTGGAGGCGGAGCTCGCCGATCCCGATATCTACCGCACGCGAGCGGCGGAGGTGCCAGCGCTGCAGGAGCAACTCGCCACGGCTCAAGCGCTGACGGAGCAACTGATGGCGCGCTGGGAAGAGCTCGAGACGCGGCGCGCTGCGACGACCAAGCGCTGACGTGATAGCGTTCGCGCCATGCGAGCGCTGCGAGTTCACGAGCTAGTTGGTCCCACGGGTCTTCGCGTCGACGAGATCGACGCGCCGAAGCCTGGCTCCGGCGAGGTGTTGGTCGAGGTCAAGGCGGCGGGCGTCAACTTCCCCGATGTGCTCTTGACCTACGGCAAGTACCAGTTTCAACCCACGCCGCCGTTTAGCCCGGGTGGAGAAATCGCCGGTGTCGTGAAGGCGATAGGTGAGGGCGTGACGAGCGTTGCCGTGGGGGAACGCGTGGCGGCGACGATGCTCAACGGTGCCTTCGCCGAGCAAGTCGTGGTGCCCGAGCTGGCGCTCGCGAAGCTTCCGGAGAATGTGTCCTTCGAAGTCGGCGCGGGCTTCCTGCTGACCTACGCCACCACGTACTATGCGCTGAAAGATCGCGCGAACCTGCAGCCCGGAGAGAAGCTCTTGGTGCTCGGTGCTGCCGGCGGCGTTGGCTTGGCCGCCGTGGAGCTTGGCAAGCGCATGGGCGCGACGGTGATCGCCGCGGCTTCCAGCGCGGAAAAGCTCGAGCTGACGAAGCAACACGGAGCGAGCGAAGTCATCAACTACTCGGAGGAGAAGCTGAAGGACCGCGCCAAGGCGCTCAGTGGCGGCGGCGTCGACGTGATCTACGACCCGGTAGGGGGAGACTTCGCCGAACAGGCGCTGCGCGCCATCGCGTGGGAGGGGCGCTTCTTGGTGATCGGCTTTGCTGCCGGCGACATTCCGAAGATCCCGCTGAACCTAACGCTCTTGAAGAGCTGCCAGATCGTCGGCGTGTTCTGGGGTGCGTTCGCGATGCGTGACCCCGCGAAGAACCGCGCCAACATTCAGCAGTTGCTTGACTGGCTCG
It includes:
- a CDS encoding NADPH:quinone oxidoreductase family protein, with protein sequence MRALRVHELVGPTGLRVDEIDAPKPGSGEVLVEVKAAGVNFPDVLLTYGKYQFQPTPPFSPGGEIAGVVKAIGEGVTSVAVGERVAATMLNGAFAEQVVVPELALAKLPENVSFEVGAGFLLTYATTYYALKDRANLQPGEKLLVLGAAGGVGLAAVELGKRMGATVIAAASSAEKLELTKQHGASEVINYSEEKLKDRAKALSGGGVDVIYDPVGGDFAEQALRAIAWEGRFLVIGFAAGDIPKIPLNLTLLKSCQIVGVFWGAFAMRDPAKNRANIQQLLDWLAAGELSPHVDAVLPFAQGAEALQRMERREVKGKLVLVP